In Candidatus Methylomirabilis sp., the genomic window GGGGGAGTCGCGGCCGCGTTGGGGAACATCTACCCCGAGGACAACTGGCGGGTCCACTTCCGCGACACCATGCGCGGCGGTAAGATGCTGAACAACTGGCGCATGGCGATGCTGCACGCGCAGGAGGCCCCGGATCGGGTCAAGGAGCTGGAGGGGTGGGGGGCCCTCTTCGACCGGACCAAAGACGGTCGGATCCTGCAGCGGGACTTCGCCGGCCACCGGTACGCGCGGCTGGCCCACGTGGGGGACCGGACCGGGCTGGAGATGATCCGGACGCTCCAGCAGCACGGGGTGGCCCTGGGCTTCGACGTCTTCATGGAGTGCACGGTCACCCGCCTGCTCAAGGATGGCGACCGGATCAGCGGTGCCTGCGGCTACTGGCGGGAGAGCGGTCGGTTCGTGGTGTTCCGGGCCAAGGCGGTGATCCTGGCGACTGGCGGCATCGGCAAGGCCTACAAGGTCACGAGCAACTCGTGGGAGTACACCGGCGACGGCCAGGCCCTGGCCTACCACGCCGGGGCCGACCTGATCGACATGGAGTGCGTCCAGTTCCACCCGACGGGGATGGTGTGGCCCCTCAGCGTCCGCGGCATCCTGGTGACCGAGGCGGTGCGGGGGGAGGGGGGCATCCTGCGAAACTCGGCGGGAGAGCGGTTCATGTTCCGGTACGTCCCGGAGCTCTTTAGGGCCGATACCGCGGACACTGAGGCCGAGGCAGACCGCTGGTACACCGACAAGAAGAACAACCGACGGCCGCCGGAGCTCCTGCCGCGGGACGAGGTGGCCCGCGCCATCGTGGCGGAGGTGAAGGCCGGGCGGGGCAGCCCCCACGGGGGGGTGTTCCTGGACATCGCGACGCGCCGTGACCCGGAGTTCATCAGGCGCAAGCTCCCCAGCATGTACCACCAGTTCAAGGAGCTGGCGGACGTCGATATCACCAAGCAGCCCATGGAGGTGGGCCCGACCTGCCACTACATCATGGGAGGCGTTCGGGTGGACGCGGATACGGCGGCGGCCACCGTCCCGGGCCTGTTCGCCGCGGGTGAGGTGGCCGGGGGCTTGCACGGGTCCAACCGGCTGGGGGGAAACTCCCTCTCCGACCTGCTGGTGTTTGGGCGGCGGGCCGGCCTGGCGGCGGCAGGGTACGCCAAGCGGCTCCCGCGGGCGCCCGCCGTAGCCGAGGGGGAGGTGGAGCGCCTCGCGCGGGAGATGCTGGCCCCGCTGGAGCGGTCGACCGGGGAGAGTCCCTACGCCATCCAGGAGGCGCTCCAGGAGGCGATGGAGGCCAACGTAGGGATCGTCCGGACCGAGGACGAGTTGCGGAAGGGCCTCGAGGCCATCGAGGAGTTCAAGCAGCGCCTCCGTCAGGTGAAGGCGGTGGGCACCCGGCAGTACAACCCCGGGTGGCACACCGCGCTCGACCTCTGGTCGCTCCTCACGGTGTCGGAGGCGATTATCCGGGGGGCCCTGGAGCGCAAGGAGAGTCGGGGCGGTCACACCCGCCTGGATTACCCCAAGGCGGACCCCCAGTTTGGCAAGGTGAACGTCGTCGTCCGCAAGGAGGGGGACCGGATGACGGTCGCCCGGGAGCCCTTGCCCGAGATGCCACGGGAGCTGCAGGCGCTCTTCGAGGGGGACAAATAGATGCCGGAAGCCATCATGCGAGTCTGGCGCGGCGAAGGCGGTTCCGGCAAGTTCGAGGAGTACCGGCTCCCGTACGACGCCGGAATGGTCGTGCTGGACGTCATCCACATGGTCCAGGCCAAGCACACCAATGACCTGGCGGTCCGCTGGAATTGCAAGGCGGGGAAGTGCGGGTCCTGCAGCGCGGAGGTAAACGGGCGGCCGCGCCTCATGTGCATGACCCGGATGGACCAGTTCCCGGAGGGGGTGCCCATCACGGTTGAGCCGCTGAAGGCGTTCCCCCACATCCGGGACCTGGTGACCGACGTGTCCTGGAACTACGCGGTGGCGAAGAGGATCCCCCCCTTGAAGCCCAGACCACCCGAGCCGGATGGAAGCTGGCGAATGATGCAGGAGGACATTGACCGCCTGCAGGAGTTCCGGAAATGCATCGAGTGCTTCCTGTGCCAGAACGTCTGCCACGTCCTGCGGGACCATGACAAGAAGCACGCGTTTGCCGGCCCCCGGTTCCTGATCCGGTTGGCGGAGCTGGAGATGCACCCGCTGGACACCGCCGACCGGGGGGACCTGCTCCGGAAGGAGGCCGGCATCGGGTACTGCAATATCACGAAGTGCTGCACCGACGTCTGCCCCGAGCACATCCACATCACCGACAACGGCATTATCCCCTTGAAGGAACGCGTGGTCGACGCGCACTACGACCCGATCCTGTGGGTGGTGCGCAAGGTGACCGGAAGCACGTAGGGGCGGCGACCGGCCTCGGCTTCCAGACATGAGGGCCGCTCTGCGGGGTGCGTGGCGTCTCCGGGGGGCCAGGTGAAGATCCACGAGTTCCAGGCGAAGCGGATCCTGGGCGCGTATGGGGTTCCGGTCCCGAAGGGAGAGGTGGCCGACACGCCGGCCGGAGCGCGGGCCGTCGCGGAGCGCCTCGGCGGACGGGCCGTGGTGAAGGCGCAGATCCACGCCGGCGGCCGCGGGAAGGGGGGCGGGATCAAGCTGGCCGGCTCCGCCGGGGAGGCGGAGCAGGCCGCCGCCCAGATCCTGGGGATGATGCTGAAGACCCCCCAGACCGGCCCCGGAGGCCAGCGGGTCAAGCGGGTCCTGGTGGAGGAGGCCATGGCCATCCGCCAGGAGCTCTACCTGGGCGTCGTCCTGGACCGGCGGCTTGGTCTCCCGGTGGTCATGGCGAGCCCCGCCGGCGGGGTGGAGATCGAGGAGGTGGCGGCCGCCTCCCCGGAGAAGATCCTGCGGGCGGCGGTGGACCCGGCCAGTGGGAACTCCCCCTACGTGGGGCGGAAGCTCGCCTATGGCCTCGGCGTCCCCGCCGAGCTCACCCGGTCGACGGCCGATCTGATCCTGGCCCTCGCGCGGGCCTACCAGGAGAAGGACTGCTCCCTGGCGGAGATCAACCCGCTGGTGGTGACGACCGACGGGCGGGTGTTGGCCTTGGACGCCAAGATGAACTTTGACGACAATGCCCTGTTCCGGCACCCAGAGATTCTGGAGCTCCGGGACCTGGACGAGGAGGCGCCGCTTGAGGTGGAGGCCTCCCGGTTCGGCCTGAACTATGTCACGCTGGACGGGACCGTGGGCTGCATGGTCAACGGCGCCGGGCTCGCCATGGCCACCATGGACATCATCCAGCAGGCGGGGAGCGCACCCGCCAACTTCCTGGACGTCGGGGGCGGGGCCAGCGCCGAGCAGATCGAGAACGCCTTCCGGATCCTGATGGCCGACGCGCGCGTGAAGGCGGTCCTCATCAATATCTTCGGGGGCATCCTGCGGTGCGACCGGCTGGCGGCGGGGGTGATCCAGGCCGCCCGAGCCCTCCGGGTGAAGGTCCCGGTCGTGATCCGCATGGAGGGGACGAACGTGGCCCAGGGGAAACAGATGCTCAAGGAGAGCGGCCTCAACTTCCTCACGGCCGATACCATGGCGGAGGCGGCCCGGATGGTGGTGGGGGCGAGCCGGGGGCGGGCGTGAGCATCCTGGTGGACCGGGCGACCCGCCTCCTGGTGCAGGGGATCACGGGCAAGGAGGGTTCCTTCCACGCCCGGGCCTGCCGCGAGTACGGCACCCACGTCGTGGCCGGGGTCACCCCCGGCAAGGGGGGGGCGACGCAGGACGGGGTGCCGGTCTTCCACACCGTCGCCGAGGCGATGGCGGCCACGGGGGCCAACTGCTCCCTCATCTTCGTCCCCCCCGCCTTCGCCGCCGATGCCATCCTGGAGGCGGCCGACGCCGGGCTGCCCCTCGTCGTCTGCGTCACCGAAGGCATCCCGGCCCTCGATATGGTCCGGGTGAAGCGGGCCATCGACGGCAGGGGGATCCGCCTCGTCGGCCCCAACTGCCCGGGCGTGATCTCCCCCACGAAGGCCAAGGTGGGGATCATGCCGGGGCACATCCACCGCCCGGGGCGGATCGGGGTCGTCTCCCGCAGCGGCACGCTCACCTACGAGGCGGTCCACCAGCTCACCGCCTTGGGCCTGGGCCAGTCCACCTGCATCGGGATCGGCGGAGACCCCGTGATCGGCACCTCCTTCGTAGACTGCCTCCGGCTCTTCCAGGACGACCCGGGGACGGAGGGGGTCCTCCTGATCGGGGAGATCGGCGGGAGCGCGGAGGAGGAGGCGGCGGCCTTCGTGAAGGCCCACATGACGAAGCCGGTCGTCGGGTACGTGGCGGGGCAGACGGCTCCCCCCGGCCGGCGGATGGGTCACGCAGGCGCCATCATCGCCGGCGGGGCGGGGACGGCGGCGGAGAAGGTCGCCGCCTTCCGGCGTGCCGGGGTGCGGGTGGTTGACAGCCCGGCAGAGATGGGGAAAGCGGTCGCGACGGCACTGGCCCGGCGGGCCGCGAGGGCTCGGCCCGGGCGCCGACCCCGGCCGCCCCGCACCCGCCGCTCATCCGCGGGCGCCGGCAGGCGCCGGTAGCTTCCCGGGCGGGCTCGGGACGATCGAGCGGTTCCGCCGGCGCCTCTTCTGCGGTCACGCTGTTGCCGGGGGGAGACGGGATGTCCATCGAGCGGACGCTGGCCATCGTGAAGCCGGACGCCGTCCGGCGCGGGCTCATCGGGGAGGTGATCGGACGATTCGAACGAGGGGCGCTCGCCGTTCGAGGCCTCCGGATGGTGCACCTGACGAAGGGGGAGGCCGAGCGGTTCTACGCCGTCCATCGGGAGCGGCCCTTCTTCGAGAGCCTGGTGAGCTTCATGGCCTCGGGCCCCGTGGTCGTGATGGTCCTGGAGGGTGCCGAGGCGATCGGCCGGGTCCGGAAGATCATGGGGGCCACGGACCCGGCCCAGGCCGAGCCCGGCACGATCCGCCGCGACCTGGCCGAGAGCATCGAGCGGAACGCGGTCCACGGCTCCGACTCTCCGGCGGCGGCCGCGGTCGAGATTCCGTACTTTTTTGCGGCGGTGGATCTCTTCCCCGGGTAGCGGTGCGGCCCGGGGGACCACGGCCGGCCTGCTTGTTTCCTCCCGCTTCCCTTCCGGAATGTTCAGTCGTTCCCCGGCTCTCCACGCGTGGGCCCCCCTTGGGTCATGATCGAGGCACGTGGCTCGCGCGGCAGGGGGAAGGCATGGGTGCTGTGCCTGCGGGGACTTGCACCCAGTTTCTTCGCGCTGTTTCCCGGGTCTTTTCCCTTGACACCCCCCAGGACGGCCGCTACGATAGCCCGAGTTTTGCCGCTCGGCGGCGTTCACATGCTGATCGACGTGTCGCACATCCCCCAGGAGGGGCTGGAGTTGACCCTCCGGGCTGAGCCGGTGGAGCTCCGCCTGTCCGAAGGGGGTCCACCCGATCGGGTCTGGGCGGATGCGCTTCTGAAGTTGACCCGGATGCGTCAGGGGGTGCTGGCCGAGGGGGAGGTGACCAGCACCCTTTCCCTTATTTGCAGCCGGTGCTCCGAGCCGTTTGCCCTGCCGATCCGGGAGGGCTTCAGCGTCTACTACCAGCACCCCGCGACGGGGTCGGCCGAGGAGGAAGAGGAAGAGGAAGTGGAACTGACGGCCGAAGACCTCGACACCGACTTTCTTGAGGAGGGCCGCCTCGACCTGACAGCCCTCCTGCGCCAGAACCTGTTGTTGGCCCTCCCGGTCCAGCCTCTCTGCCGGGAGGACTGCCAGGGGCTCTGCCCCCGATGCGGGGCCAACCGGAACGAGGGGGCGTGCCGTTGCCCGGGCCCCCCACCCGACCCGCGGTTCAAGATCCTGGAGCGCCTGAGGGGTGACACCTAGCGTAACCCAAGCGAACTACTGCCGTGTGTAGGCAGCCGATGGGGTGCCGGGCCAAATGACGAGCATCACGAGGCCCGAGGGAGGAGGCGGCCGGAGGCGTACGCCGTTGGTACGTTGAGGACCGCCGACGACCGAGAACGAAGTGAGGCGACGTCAGTTGGCCCGGCACTAGCGAGGAGCGAAACCTGCCATGCCTCTGCCGAAGCGCCGCCACAGCAACGCCCGGACCCGCAAGCGCCGGGCCCATGATGCCCTGAGCCTCCCCACGTTCGTTCCCTGTCCCCAGTGCCACGAACCGAAGCGGCCCCATCGGGCGTGCCCGCATTGCGGCGTCTACCGAGGCCGCACCGTCCGGCCCCAGGAGGAGGCGTAGGGCGTGGACATTGCCCCCACGTGGCTTCAGGACCGCCCTCCCGTCTGCATCGCCCTGGACGCGATGGGAGGAGACGGCGGGCCCGCGGTCAACGTGGAGGGGGCAATCGCCGCGGCCCGCGAACTCGGGCTGGGCGTGATCCTGGTGGGGGTGCAGGAGGAGGTCCGCCGCCACCTGGACCGCCACGAGCTGAGCGGGCTCCCGATCAGGATCCGCCACGCCTCGGAGGTCGTGGAGATGGAGGAGTCTCCCTCCACGGCGCTCCGGAAGAAGAAGGACTCTTCCATCCGGGTGGCGGTGGACCTCGTCCGCAACGGGGACGCGGACGCGGTGGTGAGCGCCGGCAACACCGGGGCGGTCATGGCGATCGCGCTGGTCGTCCTGGGGCCCCTCCCGGGCGTGGAGCGCCCGGCGATCGCTGCCCTCCTCCCGACCCTCGCCGGCCACGCCATCCTGCTGGACGTGGGCGCCAACGTGGACTGCAAGCCCCGGCACCTGGTGCAGTTCGC contains:
- the ndk gene encoding nucleoside-diphosphate kinase yields the protein MSIERTLAIVKPDAVRRGLIGEVIGRFERGALAVRGLRMVHLTKGEAERFYAVHRERPFFESLVSFMASGPVVVMVLEGAEAIGRVRKIMGATDPAQAEPGTIRRDLAESIERNAVHGSDSPAAAAVEIPYFFAAVDLFPG
- a CDS encoding fumarate reductase/succinate dehydrogenase flavoprotein subunit, which encodes MDRFETHEHDVLVIGAGGAGLRAAIEAAAEGARVGLICKSLLGKAHTVMAEGGVAAALGNIYPEDNWRVHFRDTMRGGKMLNNWRMAMLHAQEAPDRVKELEGWGALFDRTKDGRILQRDFAGHRYARLAHVGDRTGLEMIRTLQQHGVALGFDVFMECTVTRLLKDGDRISGACGYWRESGRFVVFRAKAVILATGGIGKAYKVTSNSWEYTGDGQALAYHAGADLIDMECVQFHPTGMVWPLSVRGILVTEAVRGEGGILRNSAGERFMFRYVPELFRADTADTEAEADRWYTDKKNNRRPPELLPRDEVARAIVAEVKAGRGSPHGGVFLDIATRRDPEFIRRKLPSMYHQFKELADVDITKQPMEVGPTCHYIMGGVRVDADTAAATVPGLFAAGEVAGGLHGSNRLGGNSLSDLLVFGRRAGLAAAGYAKRLPRAPAVAEGEVERLAREMLAPLERSTGESPYAIQEALQEAMEANVGIVRTEDELRKGLEAIEEFKQRLRQVKAVGTRQYNPGWHTALDLWSLLTVSEAIIRGALERKESRGGHTRLDYPKADPQFGKVNVVVRKEGDRMTVAREPLPEMPRELQALFEGDK
- a CDS encoding succinate dehydrogenase/fumarate reductase iron-sulfur subunit; translation: MPEAIMRVWRGEGGSGKFEEYRLPYDAGMVVLDVIHMVQAKHTNDLAVRWNCKAGKCGSCSAEVNGRPRLMCMTRMDQFPEGVPITVEPLKAFPHIRDLVTDVSWNYAVAKRIPPLKPRPPEPDGSWRMMQEDIDRLQEFRKCIECFLCQNVCHVLRDHDKKHAFAGPRFLIRLAELEMHPLDTADRGDLLRKEAGIGYCNITKCCTDVCPEHIHITDNGIIPLKERVVDAHYDPILWVVRKVTGST
- the rpmF gene encoding 50S ribosomal protein L32 translates to MPLPKRRHSNARTRKRRAHDALSLPTFVPCPQCHEPKRPHRACPHCGVYRGRTVRPQEEA
- the sucD gene encoding succinate--CoA ligase subunit alpha; this translates as MSILVDRATRLLVQGITGKEGSFHARACREYGTHVVAGVTPGKGGATQDGVPVFHTVAEAMAATGANCSLIFVPPAFAADAILEAADAGLPLVVCVTEGIPALDMVRVKRAIDGRGIRLVGPNCPGVISPTKAKVGIMPGHIHRPGRIGVVSRSGTLTYEAVHQLTALGLGQSTCIGIGGDPVIGTSFVDCLRLFQDDPGTEGVLLIGEIGGSAEEEAAAFVKAHMTKPVVGYVAGQTAPPGRRMGHAGAIIAGGAGTAAEKVAAFRRAGVRVVDSPAEMGKAVATALARRAARARPGRRPRPPRTRRSSAGAGRRR
- the sucC gene encoding ADP-forming succinate--CoA ligase subunit beta produces the protein MKIHEFQAKRILGAYGVPVPKGEVADTPAGARAVAERLGGRAVVKAQIHAGGRGKGGGIKLAGSAGEAEQAAAQILGMMLKTPQTGPGGQRVKRVLVEEAMAIRQELYLGVVLDRRLGLPVVMASPAGGVEIEEVAAASPEKILRAAVDPASGNSPYVGRKLAYGLGVPAELTRSTADLILALARAYQEKDCSLAEINPLVVTTDGRVLALDAKMNFDDNALFRHPEILELRDLDEEAPLEVEASRFGLNYVTLDGTVGCMVNGAGLAMATMDIIQQAGSAPANFLDVGGGASAEQIENAFRILMADARVKAVLINIFGGILRCDRLAAGVIQAARALRVKVPVVIRMEGTNVAQGKQMLKESGLNFLTADTMAEAARMVVGASRGRA
- a CDS encoding DUF177 domain-containing protein, whose translation is MLIDVSHIPQEGLELTLRAEPVELRLSEGGPPDRVWADALLKLTRMRQGVLAEGEVTSTLSLICSRCSEPFALPIREGFSVYYQHPATGSAEEEEEEEVELTAEDLDTDFLEEGRLDLTALLRQNLLLALPVQPLCREDCQGLCPRCGANRNEGACRCPGPPPDPRFKILERLRGDT